A genomic segment from Rickettsiella endosymbiont of Miltochrista miniata encodes:
- a CDS encoding glycosyltransferase family 4 protein: MLGYEVFNPPYLSSVIDQSAVIDWKPQIDSTLPKEVISILSKTNFFYDSISSEIGEILNQYFEVAIITIDPNWLKNFLLVYHGKVIYRVYGQPYALSNYLADNRILDLITERENFWFCPHNEEVLRIEDSWIKYLNTRIIPYCISDDVMKLKDLWRFQDINAPEYSMGLMCPRILDIPYYNYYYRLIKSYFSDNQFKIFGVQILPVSDPQVVGTLERKDFLAHLIKLKGFIYHYPEPATCYLPPIEFMTLGGPVVFLEGCLLSRYFKNLSAPGEARDLAALVKLAKKLKKGDYSLSNEIIHSQKDVRTLYHPDYVWPIFDKTMTEILTNQKVVPAIKLLYNINTIKKKNLNEKHSIKKSILIPFHRLGANIEIGPELSYYSVEGIVRVANLMVRVLTQRCTVIVTCHRRDFGKIFGFFSENINDLTKLKIFILEDTQENILLKKINNKAKLFSLKIILFNKVINKIIFFLKNPLIQNIILYFNFSIHLIHKINNTSYTKIINQDKSISSVIIPHYYLFPETCAIKKPILLYLPDYLPHFYKGSLEMGDHWSWCYIGKKLAKKATVIFTNSEFTRNYLPYSALRAQKEKIIYFPLAYLFQPPPKKANSFTKKLIKKLPDMFVFYPTRDRPSKRLDDFSEIVNILNGRLRAKGMKRRIYGVLTTKFTPKRQDNKYIISLPTLPDTVLTQVYQLASALVFTSENEGNFPTQINEALFLNTPVIATNIPQITNELGDTFTSLQLIEVGDCEKFADAILYTINNKEKVLSAQQAARKYAMKHFSYEQFSTNFIALFYKNFLTLTKENTH, from the coding sequence ATGCTAGGGTATGAGGTATTTAATCCTCCTTACTTAAGTTCTGTTATTGACCAATCTGCAGTTATTGATTGGAAACCTCAAATCGATTCTACACTTCCAAAAGAAGTCATTAGTATTCTTTCCAAAACTAATTTTTTCTATGATTCCATTTCATCTGAAATCGGAGAAATTCTGAATCAATACTTTGAAGTAGCTATTATCACAATTGATCCGAATTGGTTAAAAAATTTTCTATTAGTTTATCATGGTAAAGTAATTTATAGGGTCTACGGCCAACCTTACGCTCTATCTAATTATTTGGCCGATAATCGTATACTTGATCTCATTACAGAACGCGAAAATTTTTGGTTTTGTCCTCATAATGAAGAAGTATTGCGTATTGAAGATTCTTGGATAAAATATTTAAATACACGGATAATTCCTTATTGTATATCTGATGATGTTATGAAATTGAAAGATTTATGGCGATTTCAAGATATCAATGCACCGGAATATAGTATGGGTTTAATGTGCCCGCGTATTTTAGATATTCCATACTATAATTATTATTATAGGCTTATAAAAAGCTATTTTTCAGATAATCAATTTAAAATTTTTGGAGTGCAAATCTTACCTGTTTCCGACCCACAAGTTGTTGGAACACTAGAACGAAAGGATTTTCTAGCGCATTTAATTAAGTTAAAAGGATTCATTTATCACTATCCAGAACCTGCCACTTGCTATTTACCTCCAATAGAATTTATGACCTTAGGTGGGCCTGTTGTCTTTTTGGAAGGCTGCTTGTTGTCTCGATATTTTAAAAATTTATCTGCACCTGGCGAGGCACGGGATTTAGCGGCGCTTGTTAAACTTGCAAAAAAATTAAAAAAGGGGGATTATTCATTAAGTAATGAGATTATTCATAGTCAAAAAGACGTGAGAACACTCTATCATCCTGATTATGTGTGGCCTATTTTTGATAAAACTATGACTGAAATTTTGACTAATCAAAAAGTCGTTCCCGCGATAAAATTACTTTACAACATAAATACTATAAAGAAAAAAAACTTAAATGAGAAACATTCGATTAAAAAATCTATCTTAATTCCTTTTCATCGGCTCGGTGCTAACATTGAGATAGGTCCAGAACTAAGCTATTATTCAGTTGAAGGTATAGTACGTGTCGCAAATTTAATGGTTAGAGTCTTAACTCAGCGTTGTACTGTTATCGTTACTTGCCATCGTCGTGATTTTGGGAAAATTTTTGGTTTTTTTTCAGAGAATATTAACGATCTAACAAAGTTAAAAATATTCATACTGGAAGATACGCAAGAAAATATTTTACTTAAAAAAATAAATAACAAAGCAAAATTATTTTCATTAAAAATTATTTTGTTTAATAAAGTAATTAATAAAATAATTTTTTTTCTTAAAAACCCTTTAATTCAGAATATTATTTTATACTTTAACTTTTCTATTCACTTGATTCATAAAATTAATAATACTTCATATACGAAAATTATTAACCAAGATAAGTCTATTTCATCTGTTATAATTCCCCACTATTATTTATTCCCTGAAACCTGTGCGATAAAAAAACCTATACTTTTATATCTTCCGGATTATCTACCTCATTTTTATAAAGGCTCCTTGGAAATGGGCGACCATTGGTCATGGTGTTATATTGGAAAAAAATTAGCAAAAAAGGCCACAGTAATTTTTACTAATTCTGAGTTCACACGAAATTATCTGCCTTATTCTGCGTTAAGGGCGCAAAAAGAAAAAATTATCTATTTCCCATTAGCTTATCTCTTCCAACCTCCCCCCAAAAAAGCGAATTCATTTACCAAGAAATTAATCAAAAAACTTCCTGATATGTTTGTTTTTTATCCTACGAGAGATAGACCATCTAAACGATTAGATGATTTTTCAGAAATTGTAAATATTTTAAATGGTCGATTAAGAGCAAAGGGTATGAAGAGAAGAATATACGGTGTCCTTACTACAAAATTTACACCCAAAAGACAAGATAATAAATATATTATTAGCTTACCGACTTTACCGGATACTGTTTTAACACAAGTTTATCAATTAGCCAGCGCTTTGGTCTTTACATCAGAAAATGAAGGTAATTTCCCAACACAAATTAATGAAGCGCTTTTTCTAAACACACCCGTTATTGCTACCAATATTCCACAAATTACTAATGAACTTGGCGATACCTTTACTTCTTTGCAGCTGATTGAAGTAGGTGATTGTGAAAAATTTGCTGATGCAATTTTATATACAATTAATAATAAAGAAAAAGTTTTATCTGCTCAGCAAGCAGCACGTAAATATGCTATGAAACATTTTAGTTATGAACAATTTTCTACAAATTTTATAGCACTTTTTTATAAAAATTTTCTTACATTAACTAAGGAGAATACACATTGA
- a CDS encoding GDP-mannose 4,6-dehydratase, translating into MTKKALITGITGQDGAYLAQFLLEKNYKVYGLVARRTSDSLWRLRELNIESTIQFINGDMIDSASLIRAMEISEADEVYNLAAQSFVGTSWEQPSLTGQVTALGVTNLLEAIRLTHPNAKFYQASSSEIFGLIQAKQQNEKTPFYPRSPYAVAKVYGHWITVNYRESFGLHASNGILFNHESPLRGIEFVSRKISYTVAEIHLGKKKELYLGNVDAKRDWGYAGDYIEAMWLMLQQSNPDDYVIATGYSTTVKDFCRLAFNHVGLDYQNYLIIDPKLFRPAEVDILLGDPTKANKNLNWKAKTQLATLIGMMVDSDIARIKAK; encoded by the coding sequence ATGACCAAGAAAGCACTAATTACTGGAATAACTGGCCAAGATGGTGCCTATCTCGCACAATTTTTGTTGGAAAAAAATTATAAAGTTTATGGATTAGTTGCACGAAGAACGAGTGACAGTCTATGGCGTTTACGTGAATTAAATATTGAATCTACGATACAATTTATTAATGGCGATATGATAGATTCGGCATCTTTAATACGCGCTATGGAAATATCAGAAGCTGATGAGGTCTATAACCTTGCTGCGCAAAGCTTTGTCGGCACTTCTTGGGAACAACCAAGTTTAACCGGCCAAGTAACTGCATTAGGTGTGACTAATCTTTTAGAGGCGATACGATTAACTCATCCTAACGCTAAATTTTATCAAGCTTCAAGTAGTGAAATATTTGGTCTTATTCAAGCAAAACAACAAAATGAAAAAACTCCTTTTTACCCACGAAGTCCTTATGCCGTAGCCAAAGTATATGGTCATTGGATTACAGTTAATTATCGCGAAAGCTTTGGTTTGCACGCTTCAAATGGAATATTATTTAATCATGAATCTCCATTAAGGGGTATTGAGTTTGTTAGTCGTAAAATTAGTTATACCGTCGCAGAGATTCACCTGGGGAAAAAAAAGGAACTTTACTTAGGTAATGTCGATGCCAAACGAGATTGGGGGTATGCTGGCGATTACATTGAAGCAATGTGGTTAATGCTACAACAAAGTAATCCAGACGATTATGTTATTGCAACTGGATATAGCACTACTGTCAAAGATTTTTGTCGGTTAGCTTTTAATCATGTAGGCTTAGATTATCAGAATTATCTTATAATTGACCCTAAATTATTTAGGCCCGCCGAAGTAGATATATTGTTGGGCGATCCCACCAAAGCTAATAAAAATCTTAATTGGAAAGCAAAAACACAATTAGCTACTTTGATTGGCATGATGGTTGATAGCGATATAGCTCGTATAAAAGCTAAATAA
- a CDS encoding glycosyltransferase family 1 protein, translating to MNIILNTQTLQSTLTGIGWYTRNLLQGLQKHKIINQLICIPSLKESNQIIKKIIFQTNLKKIIKFFPGTYSLLSRYRSTQFIKKTRFLVHDKYIYHEPCYILSPYLGPKICTIHDLSHIHYPEYHPKERVKYLRYNLPISINNADHIITGSDFVRNELINLFSLSPNKITRIYHGVSNVFRPRQFHEIKKTILAYNLHEKSYLLSVGTLEPRKNLEHLIQAFSRLPEKQRKKYPLVLVGIKGWNTRCFEKLTRSLIKKEQLYCLGYVPEADLPYLYSGAYGFIYISIYEGFGLPLLEAMASGIPTLASSESAMPEVVGDAAMPVNPFEIDLIADKLNQLINDLTLRDRLKQLGPLQAAKFSWKSCIEDTLAVYRQTLNSLGIS from the coding sequence ATGAATATTATTTTAAATACACAAACTTTACAATCTACCTTAACTGGAATTGGGTGGTACACTCGTAATTTGCTACAAGGCTTGCAAAAGCATAAGATTATTAATCAACTTATTTGTATTCCTAGTTTAAAAGAGTCTAATCAGATAATAAAAAAAATTATTTTTCAAACAAATTTAAAAAAAATTATTAAATTTTTTCCCGGCACCTATTCTCTGTTAAGTCGGTATCGAAGTACACAATTTATAAAAAAAACTCGTTTTTTAGTTCATGATAAATATATTTATCATGAACCTTGCTATATATTAAGCCCTTATTTGGGTCCTAAAATTTGCACCATACATGATTTATCACATATTCATTATCCCGAATATCATCCTAAAGAAAGAGTAAAGTATTTAAGATATAATTTACCTATAAGTATAAATAATGCCGATCATATCATTACTGGATCTGATTTTGTTCGTAATGAGCTTATTAACCTTTTTTCATTATCACCTAATAAAATAACACGTATTTACCATGGGGTTTCTAATGTATTTAGACCACGTCAGTTTCATGAAATAAAAAAAACTATTTTAGCTTATAACTTACATGAAAAATCTTATTTACTTAGTGTTGGAACTTTGGAGCCGCGAAAAAATTTAGAACATTTAATCCAAGCTTTCAGCCGACTACCTGAAAAGCAGCGCAAAAAATATCCTTTGGTTTTGGTAGGAATCAAAGGGTGGAACACACGCTGTTTTGAAAAGCTAACTCGCTCGCTCATTAAAAAAGAACAATTGTACTGTTTAGGTTATGTGCCGGAAGCTGATTTGCCTTATTTATACTCTGGTGCATATGGATTTATCTATATATCCATATACGAAGGCTTTGGATTGCCTTTATTAGAGGCGATGGCCAGTGGTATACCTACACTTGCCAGTAGTGAATCCGCAATGCCAGAAGTAGTGGGAGATGCAGCTATGCCGGTTAACCCATTTGAAATAGATTTGATAGCAGATAAATTAAATCAATTAATAAATGATTTAACTTTACGTGACAGGTTAAAACAGCTAGGTCCTCTTCAGGCAGCTAAGTTTTCTTGGAAATCTTGTATAGAGGATACTCTGGCGGTTTATCGTCAAACACTAAATTCTTTAGGAATTAGTTAA
- a CDS encoding class I SAM-dependent methyltransferase: MQEKNIDTFKSDVIANGGYQYSNTKRLSSILSSTRTSKVIHQALGDIKGKKIIDIGCGDGIFTEELLALDPEFVTGVDPNDAAIAVAKKNMAHIKNIEFQVMDVYQIPLIKKYDIAIVRGVLHHLYQVEKAIEIICNIANEIIVAEPNGYNPVLKILEKVSPYHIAHEEKSYSPRKIDKWFRNNGGLIIESMYVGFVPLFCPDFLAKILNFFEPYFEKTPLLRNFSCGQYVQKIQIKNLTNS; the protein is encoded by the coding sequence ATGCAAGAAAAAAATATAGATACATTTAAATCGGATGTTATTGCCAATGGCGGATATCAATATTCAAATACTAAAAGATTATCTAGTATATTATCTAGCACGAGAACAAGCAAAGTTATTCATCAGGCGTTAGGCGACATAAAGGGAAAAAAAATTATTGATATTGGCTGTGGAGATGGCATATTTACTGAGGAACTTCTTGCATTAGATCCTGAATTTGTGACAGGGGTTGATCCAAATGATGCTGCCATTGCGGTTGCTAAAAAAAATATGGCGCATATAAAAAATATCGAATTTCAGGTGATGGATGTTTATCAAATTCCACTCATTAAAAAATATGATATAGCCATTGTACGAGGAGTTTTGCACCATTTATACCAAGTAGAAAAAGCTATCGAAATAATATGCAATATCGCAAATGAAATTATTGTGGCAGAACCAAATGGATATAATCCTGTGCTGAAAATATTAGAAAAAGTTTCTCCGTATCACATCGCTCATGAAGAAAAATCTTATTCGCCTAGGAAAATAGATAAATGGTTCAGAAATAATGGAGGACTTATAATTGAATCGATGTATGTTGGGTTTGTACCTTTGTTTTGTCCAGATTTTTTAGCAAAAATATTGAATTTTTTTGAACCTTATTTCGAGAAAACACCTTTACTACGTAATTTTTCTTGTGGTCAATATGTACAAAAAATTCAGATTAAAAATTTAACTAATTCCTAA
- a CDS encoding mannose-1-phosphate guanylyltransferase/mannose-6-phosphate isomerase, whose translation MLVPVVLSGGNGSRLWPVSREAHPKPFIRLNNDPYSLIQKTYQRAVNLPNVEKIITVTNFEYYYQSKKELSDLGLAANSKEFNFILEPCSRNTAAAIVFSALFIKEMIDPEAILLVLPADHIILNQDKFNSSIAKAYQLAKKNLLTTFGIIPHKPETAYGYIQYFESKELNSAFKVVNFFEKPKCEEAKSFIEQGNYLWNSGIFCFSVKAFLQAIKQYAPELYLKASNCWKLSIKQNNNFQDKIKLEKESFSVLENISIDYALMEKAQNIAVLPADFGWSDVGSWDALNTLLEPSEHGNRIVGNAFLKETHNTTIYSQNSPGRLIAVLGVKNLTIVDTIDALLICEQDQVQKVKQVVEELKLNGQESYRYHQTVYRPWGHYTILDQGLNYKLKRLIVHAGASLSLQMHQYRSEYWVVVAGTATVENDQKKIILKEQESTFIALGHKHCLSNFDDQDLILIELQIGSYLGEDDIIRFRDNYDREHHTISKEENLCH comes from the coding sequence ATGCTTGTCCCTGTTGTTTTGTCAGGTGGGAATGGGTCTCGCTTATGGCCTGTTTCTCGTGAAGCACACCCTAAACCCTTTATCCGGCTCAATAATGATCCTTATTCATTAATTCAGAAAACTTACCAACGTGCTGTCAACCTACCTAATGTTGAAAAAATTATCACCGTAACTAACTTTGAATATTATTATCAAAGTAAAAAAGAGCTTAGTGATTTGGGTTTGGCAGCTAACTCAAAAGAATTTAATTTTATTTTGGAGCCTTGTTCTCGAAACACAGCAGCGGCCATCGTCTTTAGCGCATTATTTATAAAAGAAATGATTGACCCAGAAGCAATATTATTGGTATTACCTGCCGATCATATCATTTTGAACCAAGACAAGTTTAACTCAAGCATAGCAAAAGCATATCAACTAGCAAAAAAAAATTTATTGACTACCTTTGGAATTATTCCTCACAAACCCGAAACAGCATATGGATATATTCAATATTTTGAATCTAAGGAGTTAAATTCTGCTTTTAAAGTTGTAAATTTCTTCGAAAAACCTAAATGTGAAGAAGCAAAATCATTCATAGAACAAGGCAATTATCTTTGGAACTCTGGTATTTTTTGTTTTAGTGTTAAAGCTTTTTTACAAGCAATAAAACAATATGCGCCAGAACTTTATCTTAAAGCATCAAATTGTTGGAAATTAAGCATTAAACAGAATAATAACTTTCAAGATAAAATAAAATTAGAGAAAGAAAGTTTTTCTGTATTAGAAAATATTTCAATTGATTATGCATTAATGGAAAAAGCACAAAATATTGCGGTTCTACCAGCAGATTTCGGTTGGTCAGATGTTGGTTCTTGGGATGCATTAAATACATTATTAGAACCATCAGAACATGGTAACCGTATAGTAGGAAATGCATTTTTAAAAGAAACTCATAATACGACTATTTATAGTCAAAATTCTCCTGGAAGACTAATTGCCGTACTAGGAGTAAAAAATTTAACCATTGTCGATACTATTGATGCCTTGCTAATCTGTGAGCAAGATCAGGTGCAGAAAGTCAAGCAAGTAGTAGAAGAATTAAAGTTAAATGGACAAGAGTCTTATCGCTATCATCAAACTGTTTATCGTCCCTGGGGGCATTACACCATTTTAGATCAAGGCCTAAATTATAAATTGAAACGATTGATAGTGCATGCTGGTGCTAGTTTATCCTTACAAATGCATCAATACCGCAGTGAATATTGGGTTGTCGTTGCTGGCACGGCCACTGTAGAAAATGATCAAAAAAAAATTATACTAAAGGAGCAAGAATCAACCTTTATAGCTCTGGGACATAAACATTGTTTAAGTAATTTTGATGACCAAGACTTAATTTTGATTGAGCTACAAATAGGTAGTTATTTAGGTGAAGACGATATTATCCGATTTAGAGATAATTATGATCGGGAGCATCATACAATTAGCAAAGAAGAAAATCTTTGTCATTGA
- a CDS encoding glycosyltransferase: MENILHLGKFSNEQVGGIETVVDMLLTGLSLDFNLFNLVANNSFRNEIIEQSGYIECSIALAGMFARTPFCPSMPYHIKKLYQHYQFSIVHLHLPNPMAHLASEILPDSVKRIISWHSDVIRQKKLLRLYQPFVNRLLKQASALIVSTPYLAEHSKQIKAARERNIIHTIPYGVDFDYFLINKCQEKIDQIKHQYSQRFLVFALGRHVYYKGFCYLIEAMQQLPKNIILLLGGEGALTQKLKQQVKILQLEQRVFFLGQIAKQDLPAYYHACDLFCLPSINESEAFGIAQLEAMACAKPVICCDVTQAASNLNLDAVTGFVVPPRCSIALANAIYKLYQEPLLLQSLGRSAYHYAKENFTTQKMVAQIKNLYQEIHHFN; encoded by the coding sequence ATGGAAAACATTTTACATTTAGGAAAATTCTCGAATGAGCAAGTAGGGGGAATCGAAACTGTTGTTGATATGCTACTTACCGGATTGAGTCTTGATTTTAATTTGTTCAATTTGGTTGCTAATAATTCTTTTAGAAATGAAATAATTGAACAATCAGGTTACATTGAATGTAGCATAGCTTTAGCAGGGATGTTTGCTAGGACTCCTTTTTGTCCCAGCATGCCTTACCATATAAAAAAACTTTATCAGCATTATCAGTTTTCTATCGTCCATTTGCATTTGCCCAATCCTATGGCGCACCTCGCTTCAGAAATTCTACCTGATTCAGTGAAACGAATTATTAGCTGGCATAGTGATGTGATAAGACAAAAGAAATTATTACGGCTCTATCAACCCTTTGTTAATCGCTTATTGAAGCAGGCCAGCGCGCTAATTGTATCGACCCCTTATTTAGCTGAACATTCTAAACAGATTAAAGCCGCCAGGGAACGTAATATTATTCATACTATCCCTTACGGCGTGGATTTTGATTATTTTTTGATCAATAAATGCCAGGAAAAAATCGATCAGATTAAACACCAATATTCTCAGCGTTTTCTGGTATTTGCTTTAGGTAGACATGTCTATTACAAGGGATTTTGTTATTTAATTGAAGCAATGCAACAATTGCCTAAGAATATTATTTTGTTATTAGGAGGAGAGGGGGCATTAACACAAAAATTGAAGCAACAAGTCAAAATTTTACAATTAGAACAACGAGTCTTTTTTCTGGGACAAATAGCTAAGCAAGATTTACCAGCTTATTATCATGCTTGTGATTTATTTTGTTTGCCATCGATTAATGAAAGTGAAGCATTTGGAATAGCTCAATTAGAAGCGATGGCTTGTGCAAAACCAGTCATTTGTTGTGATGTGACTCAAGCTGCGAGTAATTTGAATCTAGATGCTGTGACTGGCTTTGTTGTTCCTCCACGCTGCTCTATAGCACTGGCAAATGCAATCTATAAGCTTTATCAGGAACCTTTATTGCTACAATCTTTAGGTCGATCGGCTTATCATTATGCTAAAGAAAATTTCACTACGCAAAAAATGGTAGCGCAGATAAAAAATCTGTATCAAGAAATTCATCATTTTAATTAA
- a CDS encoding glycosyltransferase, with amino-acid sequence MCPIKLSISIVIYGEDFLQIKECLLSLLNAIPKDISHKISIIDNGALELNKKNDLEFKIKNNFTNLPITYLISPKNGGYGYGHNQVILTSNAEYHLILNNDVYLMPDTLKNAFEFMQQHQQVGMLVPDVYDMDENRVHLCRHNPSLWISFLRRFAPDIFKKIFLNQLRKFEMQDKNYNEVIFKLSNPTGCFMFCRLNLLKRLGGFDEKFFMYYDDSDLGRRLAKISEIAYSPTVRIKHVWRRAPYRDKRMARIASKSALYYSWKWLLK; translated from the coding sequence ATGTGTCCAATTAAACTTTCAATTAGTATAGTTATATACGGAGAAGATTTCTTACAAATAAAAGAATGCCTTTTAAGTTTGCTCAATGCGATTCCCAAAGATATTTCTCATAAAATTAGCATTATAGATAATGGTGCTTTAGAATTAAATAAAAAAAATGATTTAGAATTCAAAATTAAAAATAATTTTACAAATTTACCAATTACTTATCTAATTTCTCCCAAAAACGGCGGTTATGGTTATGGGCACAACCAAGTTATATTAACAAGTAATGCGGAATATCATCTAATTCTGAATAATGATGTGTATTTAATGCCCGATACGCTGAAAAATGCATTTGAATTTATGCAGCAGCATCAGCAAGTCGGCATGTTAGTTCCTGATGTATATGATATGGATGAAAACAGAGTACATCTTTGTCGGCATAATCCTAGCCTTTGGATTAGTTTTTTGCGTCGGTTTGCTCCTGATATTTTTAAGAAAATTTTTTTGAATCAATTAAGAAAATTTGAGATGCAAGATAAAAATTATAATGAAGTAATATTTAAATTAAGTAATCCTACCGGTTGTTTTATGTTTTGCCGCTTGAATTTGCTTAAACGTTTAGGTGGGTTTGATGAAAAATTTTTTATGTATTATGATGACTCCGATTTAGGTCGACGCTTGGCAAAAATTTCTGAAATTGCTTATTCACCGACAGTTAGAATCAAGCATGTTTGGCGACGTGCTCCCTATCGAGATAAACGTATGGCAAGGATTGCGAGTAAGTCTGCTTTATATTATTCGTGGAAATGGTTGTTAAAATAA
- the rfbC gene encoding dTDP-4-dehydrorhamnose 3,5-epimerase, whose amino-acid sequence MKIIPTPIQDLMVIDPMSHQDERGFFLEAFQAERYQRLLKKNIYFVQDNLSRSSKNVLRGLHYQINQAQDKLVTVIRGSVFDVAVDIRTGSATFGHWFGIILNDENHYQLFIPKGFAHGFCVLSEIVDFHYKCSDYYNPEAERGILWSDPNLAIDWPLSAPIISPKDKNYACLKNILPGLLF is encoded by the coding sequence ATGAAAATTATACCAACACCTATCCAAGATTTAATGGTAATCGATCCGATGTCTCATCAAGATGAACGAGGTTTTTTTTTAGAAGCTTTTCAGGCAGAACGCTATCAACGATTGCTAAAAAAAAATATTTATTTTGTTCAAGATAATTTATCTCGTTCCAGTAAAAATGTATTGCGAGGGCTGCATTATCAGATCAACCAGGCCCAAGATAAATTAGTCACTGTCATCCGCGGTAGTGTATTTGATGTGGCAGTGGATATCAGGACCGGTTCTGCTACTTTCGGGCACTGGTTTGGCATTATTTTGAACGATGAAAACCATTATCAACTTTTTATACCAAAAGGGTTTGCGCACGGTTTTTGCGTACTAAGTGAGATCGTTGATTTTCATTATAAATGCAGTGATTATTACAATCCTGAAGCTGAGCGAGGCATACTTTGGTCCGATCCAAACTTGGCTATTGATTGGCCACTGTCAGCGCCTATAATCTCACCTAAAGATAAAAATTATGCTTGCCTAAAAAATATTTTACCTGGTTTATTATTTTAA
- the rfbA gene encoding glucose-1-phosphate thymidylyltransferase RfbA → MKGIILSGGSGTRLHPITKGISKQLLPIYDKPMIYYPLSALMLAGIQEILVITSVQALSQYQSLLGNGEQWGINLSYLTQENPDGLAQAFIIGENFIGKDSVALILGDNLFYGEKFSESLTSAAGQQHGAKIFCYFVNDPERYGVAVFDNDQCLIDIEEKPTLPKSNWAVTGLYFYDNQVIDIAKNIKPSKRGELEITDVNRQYLSQGQLSHQLISRGSTWLDTGTHDALLEASHFVQVVEKRQGLKIACLEEIAWRKGFITGEALEIAARKLLNSNYGNYLLAILKRAL, encoded by the coding sequence GTGAAAGGTATCATATTATCTGGTGGTTCAGGTACTCGCTTACATCCTATAACTAAAGGAATTAGTAAACAGTTACTCCCGATTTATGACAAACCTATGATTTATTATCCCCTCAGCGCTTTAATGTTGGCCGGTATTCAGGAAATATTAGTCATCACCAGCGTTCAAGCCTTGTCCCAATATCAGAGTTTGCTAGGTAACGGCGAACAATGGGGGATCAATCTCAGTTATTTAACCCAAGAAAATCCTGATGGTTTAGCGCAAGCTTTCATTATAGGTGAAAATTTTATTGGCAAAGATTCGGTCGCACTAATTCTAGGTGATAATCTATTTTATGGTGAGAAATTTTCCGAAAGCTTAACATCTGCAGCTGGACAACAACATGGCGCGAAGATTTTCTGTTATTTTGTCAATGATCCTGAGCGCTATGGTGTTGCCGTGTTTGATAACGATCAATGTTTAATTGACATAGAAGAAAAACCAACGTTGCCTAAATCAAATTGGGCGGTCACAGGTCTTTATTTTTATGATAATCAAGTGATTGATATTGCCAAAAATATTAAGCCTTCTAAACGTGGTGAATTGGAGATTACTGATGTGAATCGCCAATATTTAAGTCAAGGACAACTTTCACATCAACTAATCAGCCGTGGCAGTACTTGGTTAGATACCGGAACACACGATGCTTTATTAGAAGCTTCTCATTTTGTACAAGTCGTTGAAAAGAGGCAAGGCTTAAAAATAGCGTGTTTAGAAGAAATTGCTTGGCGAAAAGGGTTTATAACCGGTGAAGCTTTAGAAATTGCTGCTCGTAAATTACTCAATAGCAATTATGGTAACTATTTACTCGCTATACTGAAAAGAGCATTATGA